A single Thermosynechococcus vestitus BP-1 DNA region contains:
- a CDS encoding DNA-3-methyladenine glycosylase, giving the protein MNRASIEQDQCLPLDWFARPAPVVAEELLGCILVRQQANGQLYRGRIVETEAYMAGDPACHGYRRQTARNAPMFAAPGTIYVYQIYGIHHCLNIASDRPNFASAVLIRALEMLSPPLPPSSAAGPGKLCRVLGIDRRLSGLMLGKESGLWLERPPQPLTDPVVQTTRIGIAQGQEIPWRWYVQGNPAVSRYC; this is encoded by the coding sequence TTGAACAGGGCTTCCATTGAGCAAGATCAGTGTCTGCCCCTTGATTGGTTTGCTCGTCCTGCCCCAGTGGTCGCTGAAGAATTGCTGGGGTGTATTCTCGTGCGCCAACAGGCCAATGGTCAGCTCTACCGTGGCCGCATTGTCGAAACCGAGGCGTATATGGCAGGGGATCCCGCTTGCCATGGCTACCGTCGCCAAACTGCTCGCAATGCTCCCATGTTTGCGGCACCGGGCACCATCTATGTCTATCAAATCTATGGCATTCACCACTGTTTGAATATCGCTAGCGATCGCCCAAATTTTGCCAGTGCTGTTCTCATTCGTGCCCTAGAGATGCTCAGCCCGCCCTTGCCGCCCTCTAGCGCCGCTGGTCCGGGAAAACTGTGCCGCGTCCTGGGGATCGATCGCCGGCTTTCGGGTCTGATGCTAGGGAAAGAGAGCGGTCTCTGGTTAGAAAGACCACCCCAGCCCCTGACAGACCCTGTGGTGCAGACCACCCGCATTGGCATTGCTCAGGGGCAGGAGATTCCGTGGCGGTGGTATGTGCAGGGAAACCCTGCCGTCTCCCGCTATTGCTAG
- a CDS encoding acyl-CoA dehydrogenase family protein yields MDALAFADLAAQPLLKDIQTYLTRVVAPIANRIDQQSSLLSESLQTLGNLGIFRLGVPKAVGGLACDRRTLWHLSLQLAQTSGALAFLVAQHQSALGIILEHPEGSVAQAYLADLMKGQVLVGISFSHLRCNPVALQAQPTSGGYLLRGTLPWLSGFQHMRMFVAAAPLPDQRILFALMPFINAQQASGGILHLSLPLPLATVPSTQTVQAELVDWFVPPADVVGIAGADWLAVRDRQQLLRGSAAPMGCARASLQILAESVDAKDLYHALSDRWHRLYDQIQRELEEVNPPYHAQLRAAAIHLAVQAAQAALITTGGSALMLSHTVQRLYREAMLYTVSGLNGPLRHALMEDLWFEQGFH; encoded by the coding sequence ATGGATGCTCTAGCTTTTGCTGATTTGGCCGCGCAGCCCCTTCTAAAGGACATTCAGACATACCTCACTCGCGTTGTTGCCCCCATTGCCAACCGCATTGATCAGCAAAGCTCCCTTTTATCGGAGAGCCTGCAAACCTTAGGGAACTTGGGCATTTTTCGATTGGGGGTACCCAAGGCAGTAGGGGGCTTGGCGTGCGATCGCCGTACGCTGTGGCATTTGAGCTTACAACTGGCACAAACCTCCGGTGCCCTTGCCTTTTTGGTGGCACAACATCAATCCGCCTTGGGAATCATTCTCGAACACCCTGAAGGGAGCGTTGCCCAAGCCTACTTGGCGGACTTAATGAAGGGGCAGGTGTTGGTGGGCATCAGCTTTTCCCATCTGCGCTGCAACCCAGTGGCTCTGCAAGCTCAACCCACCAGTGGGGGCTATCTCCTGCGGGGAACATTGCCTTGGCTCAGTGGCTTTCAGCACATGAGGATGTTTGTTGCCGCCGCTCCCCTACCAGATCAGCGTATTCTCTTTGCCCTCATGCCCTTTATCAATGCCCAACAGGCCAGCGGCGGCATTTTGCACCTCTCGTTGCCCCTACCTCTAGCGACTGTACCCTCAACTCAAACGGTGCAGGCAGAGCTGGTGGATTGGTTTGTGCCGCCGGCAGATGTGGTGGGTATCGCTGGGGCAGATTGGCTGGCTGTTCGCGATCGCCAGCAGTTACTGCGGGGCAGTGCCGCTCCCATGGGCTGTGCCCGCGCTAGCTTGCAGATTCTAGCCGAGAGTGTCGACGCCAAAGACCTCTATCACGCCTTGAGCGATCGCTGGCACCGCCTTTACGACCAGATTCAAAGGGAGCTAGAGGAGGTCAATCCCCCCTACCATGCCCAATTGCGCGCCGCCGCCATTCACCTTGCTGTCCAAGCGGCTCAAGCTGCCCTGATTACGACGGGTGGCAGTGCCTTAATGCTGAGTCACACGGTCCAGCGTCTCTATCGCGAAGCAATGCTCTACACCGTCTCTGGCTTGAATGGGCCGCTACGCCATGCCTTGATGGAGGATTTGTGGTTTGAACAGGGCTTCCATTGA
- a CDS encoding DUF429 domain-containing protein, with protein MRFLGVDLAWQGGASGYCCLQWQGQDLVVVALDRACDTQELLAWIDRDAPSAQAAMVAVDAPLIIPNFRGMRSCDRQSHQVLGRYHAGCYPANQQSPFASHTTGFSQALSQRGFHHAPTIRPQQSGRFQIEVFPHATAIALFQLDQIIKYKKGRLTERRRGLARLRELMTTHLCHCEPPLRLQFPEALPTTGRDLKVLEDQLDAILCAYTGASWWYWGSDRHWVLGSESFSPAPATTDAYLKTGYIVVPRR; from the coding sequence ATGCGGTTTCTCGGCGTTGATCTGGCTTGGCAAGGAGGGGCATCAGGGTACTGCTGTTTGCAGTGGCAAGGGCAAGATTTGGTGGTGGTTGCCCTCGATCGCGCCTGTGATACACAGGAACTCTTGGCATGGATTGATCGCGATGCCCCCTCTGCCCAAGCAGCAATGGTGGCGGTGGATGCGCCCCTAATTATTCCCAATTTCAGGGGAATGCGCTCCTGCGATCGCCAGTCCCATCAAGTCCTGGGGCGGTACCATGCTGGCTGTTATCCTGCGAATCAGCAGTCGCCCTTTGCAAGCCACACCACGGGTTTTAGTCAAGCCCTCAGCCAACGGGGCTTTCACCATGCCCCTACCATCCGGCCGCAGCAATCGGGACGGTTTCAAATTGAAGTCTTCCCCCATGCCACGGCGATCGCCCTCTTTCAGCTTGATCAAATCATCAAGTACAAAAAAGGCCGTCTTACAGAGCGACGCCGGGGGTTAGCTCGTCTTCGAGAGTTAATGACAACCCACCTTTGCCACTGTGAGCCGCCCCTAAGGTTGCAGTTCCCGGAAGCACTGCCCACCACTGGGCGCGATCTCAAAGTGCTGGAAGATCAACTGGATGCCATTCTCTGTGCCTATACCGGCGCTTCCTGGTGGTACTGGGGGAGCGATCGCCACTGGGTGTTAGGCAGCGAGTCATTTTCACCAGCGCCAGCAACCACCGATGCCTACCTTAAAACGGGATATATCGTTGTTCCCCGTCGCTAA
- a CDS encoding ferredoxin — MGQPLGLEPELGGQLRQSEARSGYEPELGGAHRQRGVYVDEITCIGCKHCAHVARNTFYIEPNYGRSRVVRQDGDPLELIQEAIDTCPVDCIHWVDYTELKRLEKERLDQVVPLAGLPVDPATTRRRKRRSPPRAE, encoded by the coding sequence ATGGGTCAGCCCCTTGGTTTAGAACCAGAGCTTGGGGGTCAGCTGCGCCAAAGTGAAGCTCGCAGTGGCTATGAACCTGAGCTAGGGGGAGCCCATCGCCAACGCGGTGTCTATGTCGATGAAATTACCTGTATTGGCTGCAAACACTGTGCCCATGTGGCGCGAAATACATTTTATATAGAGCCTAACTACGGGCGATCGCGGGTCGTGCGCCAGGATGGTGACCCCCTTGAACTGATTCAAGAAGCCATTGATACTTGTCCTGTCGATTGTATCCACTGGGTAGACTACACGGAATTAAAACGGCTGGAAAAAGAGCGTCTCGACCAGGTTGTTCCCCTGGCCGGTCTTCCCGTTGATCCAGCCACCACACGCCGTAGAAAACGACGATCGCCCCCTAGGGCCGAATAG
- a CDS encoding DUF6825 family protein, which yields MSQSPLEAFFLGRATATLLRDQAQHLFVEFLSQVGRFDAEQRQRLHEFMEEVQTRARQEAEMVVPRGSQRVDWQALIDDLRAEIAALRTELQRYRNRES from the coding sequence ATGAGTCAATCTCCGCTGGAGGCCTTTTTCCTTGGTCGAGCGACCGCAACGCTCCTGCGTGATCAGGCGCAGCATCTGTTTGTCGAATTCCTGAGCCAAGTGGGCCGATTTGATGCCGAACAGCGGCAGCGCCTCCATGAATTCATGGAAGAGGTACAGACTCGTGCCCGCCAAGAAGCTGAAATGGTGGTGCCGCGGGGGAGCCAACGCGTCGATTGGCAAGCTCTGATTGATGATTTGCGCGCTGAAATTGCGGCCCTACGCACGGAACTGCAACGCTACCGCAATCGTGAAAGTTAG
- a CDS encoding NfeD family protein: MPLSPFWIWLIVALTFFVMELVLPTAFMEATFGLGALMVAFLSFLIPSFSLQIFLWIVFSIVVVFLLRRYQPKQVPPVLKEAAEAETITTIPAGETGRVLYEGTSWQARCGDPHLTIPEHRRVIVIDRQGTTLIVMPEDAIRP, from the coding sequence ATGCCGCTGTCTCCCTTTTGGATTTGGTTAATTGTTGCCCTCACCTTTTTTGTGATGGAGCTGGTTTTGCCGACGGCTTTTATGGAAGCCACCTTCGGCCTCGGTGCCCTGATGGTTGCATTTCTCTCGTTTCTGATTCCCAGCTTTTCACTACAAATTTTCCTTTGGATAGTGTTCTCGATCGTTGTGGTCTTTCTCCTGCGGCGCTATCAACCGAAGCAAGTTCCGCCAGTGCTCAAGGAAGCCGCCGAGGCCGAAACAATTACGACAATTCCCGCTGGCGAGACGGGGCGAGTCCTCTACGAAGGGACTTCTTGGCAGGCGCGCTGTGGCGATCCCCACTTGACCATTCCTGAACATCGGCGGGTGATTGTCATTGACCGTCAGGGAACAACGCTCATTGTGATGCCTGAAGATGCTATTCGGCCCTAG
- a CDS encoding SulP family inorganic anion transporter gives MLSNLVNRVHFRYWRGDLFGGLTAAIVALPMALAFGVTSGAGATAGLYCVIFLGFFAALFGGTPTLISNPTGPMTVVITAVITRLTSEYPEQGLYMAFTVVMLAGCFQILFGLLRLGKYITLMPYTVISGFMSGIGLIMILLQIGPLLGHSSKGGVLGAVQNLPEWIQTLNPAALTLGLFTLGLIYFTPQNIRRLVPPQLLALVLGTILSMVFFADAGLARIGTIPTGLPEFVPPTFTLPALKTMIVDGAMLGMLGCIDSLLTSVIADSITRTQHDSNKELIGQGIGNLLSGLFGGLPGAGATMGTVVNIQAGGRTCLSGMIHAVILLMVVLWAAPLTEPIPNAVLAGILIKVGIDIIDWNFLKRAHLLSLRAAFIMYGVMLLTVFVDLIVAVGVGVFIANMLTIKRLADLQSEEVKAITHADDQTPLTPEEKELFGEAKGQLLLLHLGGPMSFGSAWAISQRQAIMADYRVLILDVSSVPLLGVTATLAIESLIQEAQKHGLGIFLVNGSADKVQQRLQRFRILDRLPAEHVVSDRRQALEKAIQLLRQPKESLELTTGS, from the coding sequence ATGTTAAGCAATTTAGTTAATCGAGTTCACTTTCGCTATTGGCGTGGCGATCTCTTTGGGGGGCTAACTGCCGCCATTGTCGCCTTGCCAATGGCCTTGGCCTTTGGGGTCACCTCTGGGGCTGGCGCCACGGCGGGACTTTACTGCGTCATCTTTCTTGGCTTTTTTGCGGCTCTTTTTGGGGGCACGCCAACACTCATTTCCAATCCCACAGGACCGATGACCGTCGTGATTACAGCAGTGATCACCCGACTGACCAGTGAATACCCCGAACAGGGGTTATACATGGCCTTTACGGTGGTGATGCTGGCGGGCTGTTTTCAAATCCTCTTTGGCCTGTTGCGGTTGGGCAAATACATCACCCTCATGCCCTACACCGTGATTTCTGGTTTTATGTCGGGGATTGGCCTGATCATGATCCTGCTGCAAATTGGCCCACTGTTGGGGCACAGCAGTAAAGGGGGAGTCTTGGGGGCAGTGCAAAACTTGCCAGAGTGGATTCAAACATTGAACCCAGCTGCCCTTACTTTGGGCTTATTCACCCTCGGACTCATCTATTTCACACCCCAGAACATTCGTCGGCTTGTGCCACCCCAGCTCCTCGCCTTGGTTTTGGGCACGATTCTGTCAATGGTCTTTTTTGCGGATGCCGGTTTGGCACGCATTGGCACGATTCCCACTGGCCTGCCAGAGTTTGTGCCGCCGACCTTTACACTGCCCGCTCTGAAAACGATGATTGTGGACGGGGCAATGCTGGGGATGCTCGGCTGTATTGATTCGCTCCTTACTTCGGTGATTGCCGATAGCATTACCCGTACCCAGCACGATTCCAATAAGGAACTGATTGGCCAAGGTATTGGTAACCTGCTGTCCGGCTTGTTTGGTGGTCTGCCCGGTGCCGGTGCCACGATGGGCACAGTGGTCAATATTCAAGCGGGGGGACGCACCTGCTTATCGGGTATGATCCACGCCGTGATTCTGCTGATGGTGGTGCTGTGGGCTGCACCGCTGACGGAACCGATTCCCAATGCCGTCTTGGCGGGGATTCTCATCAAGGTGGGGATTGACATCATTGACTGGAATTTTCTCAAACGCGCCCATCTCCTGTCGCTGCGGGCAGCGTTCATTATGTATGGCGTGATGCTGCTGACTGTCTTTGTGGATTTGATTGTGGCTGTGGGGGTTGGCGTCTTTATTGCCAATATGCTGACGATCAAGCGCTTGGCGGATCTGCAATCGGAGGAGGTAAAGGCGATTACCCACGCCGATGATCAAACGCCCCTGACCCCTGAGGAAAAAGAACTCTTCGGCGAAGCCAAGGGTCAACTGTTGCTCCTGCACCTTGGGGGCCCGATGAGTTTTGGCTCTGCTTGGGCAATTTCCCAGCGGCAGGCGATCATGGCGGACTATAGGGTGCTGATTCTGGATGTCAGCAGTGTGCCGCTGTTGGGGGTGACAGCAACGTTGGCCATTGAGTCACTTATTCAAGAGGCGCAAAAGCATGGTTTAGGGATTTTTCTGGTGAATGGTTCGGCAGATAAGGTGCAACAGCGGCTCCAACGCTTCCGCATTTTGGATCGGTTGCCCGCTGAGCATGTGGTGAGCGATCGCCGCCAAGCCCTCGAAAAGGCTATCCAGTTGCTTCGCCAACCCAAGGAATCCCTGGAGCTGACAACGGGTAGCTAG
- a CDS encoding DUF1257 domain-containing protein, with protein sequence MSHFSQIKTQIRSLPALQAALTDLGLPWQSGSQEVRGFRGQTQTAQVVVPQENGYDIGFRWNGTEYELVADLEFWQQAWSVDRFLNKVTQRYAYHAVLQSATEQGFQVQTTEQQADGSVKVVLQRWRS encoded by the coding sequence ATGTCGCACTTCAGCCAAATCAAAACCCAAATTCGGAGTTTACCTGCTCTGCAAGCTGCCCTAACGGACTTGGGCTTACCGTGGCAATCTGGCTCTCAAGAAGTGCGCGGGTTTCGCGGTCAAACCCAAACCGCTCAAGTGGTTGTTCCCCAAGAGAATGGCTATGACATTGGCTTTCGCTGGAATGGCACTGAGTACGAGCTAGTGGCAGATTTGGAGTTCTGGCAGCAGGCATGGTCAGTGGATCGCTTTTTGAATAAAGTTACCCAACGCTATGCCTACCATGCGGTGTTGCAATCGGCAACGGAACAGGGCTTTCAAGTGCAGACCACAGAACAGCAGGCCGATGGTAGTGTCAAAGTCGTGCTCCAACGCTGGCGTTCCTAG
- a CDS encoding DnaJ C-terminal domain-containing protein produces the protein MRNFRDYYQLLGVDRGASLEEIKRAYRRLARRYHPDLNPGDRAAEETFKDISEAYQVLSDPARREQYDRYGEYWSQPGFRTRPSQRTPMARRNGTSVREEPDLSEDNFQEFLDQLLGRRSPRTSTVSVDPPRRSPTIETDYFRPGTVKTAYTAVSRRDAEATLEIPLEKAYEGGRERIRLGDGRSLEVTLPPGMVTGQRIRLRGQGTGGGDLYLKIQVTPHPLFRLEDYDIVCELPVTPSEAALGGQIEAPTLDGWVKMMVPAGVRTGQRLRLAGKGYPRPDGDRGDQLVEIVITLPPQLSDAERDLYRQLQAIESYNPRAHLAYS, from the coding sequence ATGCGTAATTTTCGAGATTACTACCAGCTTTTGGGCGTGGATCGCGGTGCCAGCCTTGAGGAGATTAAGCGCGCCTATCGCCGGCTGGCTCGGCGGTATCATCCCGATCTCAATCCCGGCGATCGCGCCGCTGAAGAGACATTCAAAGATATTAGTGAAGCCTACCAAGTCCTCAGCGATCCGGCGCGCCGTGAGCAATACGATCGCTACGGTGAATATTGGTCACAGCCCGGCTTCCGCACTCGCCCTTCCCAACGCACCCCGATGGCTCGTCGCAATGGTACGAGTGTTAGGGAAGAACCCGACCTCAGTGAAGATAATTTTCAAGAGTTTTTGGATCAACTGTTGGGTCGGCGATCGCCCCGCACGTCTACGGTTTCTGTGGATCCCCCCCGTCGCTCGCCTACCATAGAGACAGACTACTTTCGCCCCGGCACCGTCAAAACCGCCTACACCGCTGTGAGTCGTCGCGACGCTGAAGCCACCCTAGAAATCCCCCTCGAAAAAGCCTACGAAGGAGGACGGGAGCGAATTCGCCTTGGGGATGGGCGCTCCCTAGAAGTGACGCTGCCACCGGGGATGGTTACGGGTCAGCGGATTCGGCTGCGGGGTCAAGGCACTGGCGGCGGTGATCTTTATCTAAAAATTCAAGTCACTCCCCATCCCCTCTTTCGCCTGGAGGACTATGACATTGTCTGTGAACTGCCCGTGACCCCCAGTGAGGCTGCCCTTGGGGGGCAAATTGAAGCTCCCACCCTCGATGGTTGGGTAAAAATGATGGTTCCAGCAGGGGTACGGACAGGCCAACGTTTGCGACTGGCGGGCAAAGGCTATCCCCGCCCCGATGGCGATCGCGGTGACCAACTGGTGGAAATTGTCATTACGCTGCCGCCCCAACTGAGCGATGCCGAACGGGATCTCTACCGGCAGCTTCAGGCCATTGAGTCCTATAACCCCCGTGCCCATCTGGCGTACTCCTAA
- the dnaK gene encoding molecular chaperone DnaK encodes MGKIVGIDLGTTNSVIAVLEGGKPVVIANAEGSRTTPSVVAFGKDGERLVGQLARRQAVLNPQNTFYAVKRFIGREYSELTAESKRVPYTIRRDESGKVRIKCPRLQREFAPEEISAMVLRKLVEDASRYLGEPVTDAVITVPAYFNDSQRQATRDAGRIAGLNVRRIINEPTAAALAYGLDRQQEQTILVFDLGGGTFDVSILEVGDGVFEVKATSGDTQLGGNDFDKLIVDWLAEDFLAKEGIDLRRDRQSLQRLTDAAEKAKIELSGLLETNIDLPFVTATAEGPKHIETTLSRRQFEDLSQGLLQRLRYPVEQALMDAHLTPSQIDAVVLVGGATRMPMVQDLVRQMIGREPKQNVNPDEVVAVGAAIQAGILAGDVKDILLLDVTPLSLGVETIGGVTKVLIPRNTTIPVRRSDIFSTSENNQSQVEIHVVQGERELAAHNKSLGRFKLTGIPPAPRGVPQIQVSFDLDANGLLQVVALDRFSGREQSVVIQGASTLSEEEIQQMLLDAESNAAGDRQRRARIEKRNRSQDLINRAERQLREAAQEFGYQFAAEQRRGIEALVRQLQEAIRNEDDRQIDLTYAALEERLYDFIRQLRLREEEAEDDEEVFKLPNLREAVNKGLDVVRGRERRRDDDEDEWAEPPRTRRSRSYSQRADSAPWDDWDDDW; translated from the coding sequence ATGGGCAAAATTGTTGGCATTGATCTGGGGACAACCAATTCCGTCATTGCTGTGTTGGAAGGGGGAAAACCCGTTGTGATTGCCAATGCAGAAGGCTCCCGCACCACCCCCTCTGTGGTGGCCTTTGGCAAAGATGGCGAGCGCCTTGTGGGGCAGTTGGCACGGCGACAGGCGGTGCTCAATCCCCAAAACACGTTCTATGCCGTGAAGCGCTTTATTGGCCGTGAGTATAGTGAACTTACGGCTGAATCCAAGCGGGTACCCTATACGATTCGCCGCGATGAATCGGGAAAAGTGCGTATCAAGTGCCCACGGCTGCAACGGGAATTTGCCCCCGAAGAAATTTCAGCCATGGTCTTGCGCAAGCTGGTGGAGGATGCCAGCCGCTACCTAGGGGAACCCGTCACTGATGCGGTGATTACTGTCCCCGCCTACTTTAATGACTCGCAGCGGCAAGCCACCCGTGATGCTGGACGTATTGCGGGTCTCAATGTGCGGCGGATTATCAATGAACCCACCGCGGCCGCCCTAGCCTATGGTCTCGATCGCCAGCAGGAACAGACGATTCTTGTTTTTGACCTGGGCGGTGGTACCTTTGATGTTTCCATTCTCGAGGTCGGTGATGGCGTCTTTGAAGTGAAGGCCACCAGCGGCGATACCCAACTGGGGGGCAATGACTTTGATAAGTTGATTGTCGATTGGCTAGCCGAAGATTTCCTCGCTAAGGAGGGCATTGATTTACGGCGCGATCGCCAGTCGCTGCAGCGGCTTACTGATGCTGCCGAAAAAGCCAAAATTGAACTTTCTGGCCTCCTGGAAACCAATATCGATCTGCCCTTTGTCACCGCCACGGCAGAGGGGCCAAAACACATTGAAACCACCCTCAGTCGTCGTCAATTTGAAGACCTTAGCCAAGGCCTACTGCAACGGCTGCGCTATCCGGTCGAGCAGGCCCTCATGGACGCCCATTTAACCCCCAGTCAAATTGATGCCGTGGTTCTGGTGGGGGGTGCGACGCGGATGCCCATGGTGCAGGATCTCGTGCGGCAGATGATTGGCCGTGAGCCCAAACAAAATGTCAACCCAGATGAAGTGGTGGCCGTCGGTGCCGCGATTCAAGCGGGGATTCTCGCAGGGGATGTGAAAGATATCCTGCTTTTGGATGTAACGCCCCTTTCCTTAGGGGTGGAAACCATTGGCGGCGTGACTAAGGTGCTGATTCCCCGCAATACAACGATTCCGGTGCGTCGCTCCGATATTTTCTCAACCTCAGAAAATAACCAAAGCCAAGTGGAAATCCACGTGGTTCAGGGGGAGCGGGAACTGGCAGCACACAATAAATCCTTGGGACGCTTTAAGTTAACGGGAATTCCGCCCGCGCCTCGGGGGGTGCCCCAGATTCAAGTGTCCTTTGACTTGGATGCCAATGGCCTGCTCCAAGTGGTGGCCTTGGATCGCTTTAGCGGTCGTGAGCAAAGTGTGGTCATTCAGGGGGCATCAACCCTGAGTGAAGAGGAAATTCAGCAGATGCTCTTGGATGCTGAATCCAATGCAGCGGGCGATCGCCAGCGGCGGGCACGCATTGAGAAGCGCAACCGTTCCCAGGATTTGATTAACCGAGCCGAACGCCAATTGCGGGAAGCGGCTCAGGAATTTGGCTATCAGTTTGCCGCTGAGCAGCGCCGTGGTATTGAGGCCCTAGTGCGGCAATTGCAGGAGGCCATTCGCAATGAGGACGATCGCCAGATTGACCTCACCTATGCTGCCCTTGAAGAGCGGCTCTACGACTTTATCCGTCAACTGCGCCTGCGGGAAGAGGAGGCGGAAGACGATGAAGAGGTCTTTAAGCTGCCCAACCTGCGGGAAGCGGTGAATAAAGGTCTGGATGTGGTGCGGGGTCGAGAGCGGCGGCGCGATGATGATGAGGATGAGTGGGCTGAGCCGCCCCGGACACGGCGTTCCCGCAGCTACTCCCAGCGCGCTGATTCAGCCCCGTGGGACGATTGGGACGACGACTGGTAG
- a CDS encoding EI24 domain-containing protein, protein MSIKQLWSAGQQFQAGFFAFGRGLFFIARYHLWAYVLLPAFLSLVLGVTLITAAFWAVQVAGDYWFVPEEWQWLYQGFIDILATLMAVFLALIGYQTLIPLVVIPFLGPLLNRVEKITTGQTIEVGWRRDVLNAMVGGWFALRDAVVQVILLLLSWLTGPLQPIVMAIVNSFFLGRGSFDYLLEKHSTSFGERKLLTRAYRPQIYGLGLAQFLGLLIPLVGLVLVPAVGVVAAALLIQDYPPQQQLMAANAVSRR, encoded by the coding sequence TTGAGTATCAAGCAGCTTTGGTCAGCAGGACAGCAGTTTCAGGCGGGTTTCTTTGCCTTTGGTCGTGGTCTTTTTTTTATAGCCCGTTATCATCTTTGGGCCTATGTACTGTTACCTGCCTTCTTGAGCCTCGTTCTGGGGGTAACGCTCATCACTGCTGCTTTCTGGGCTGTTCAAGTGGCTGGCGATTATTGGTTTGTTCCTGAAGAATGGCAGTGGCTCTACCAAGGGTTCATTGATATTTTGGCAACCCTGATGGCTGTCTTTTTAGCCCTGATTGGCTATCAAACCCTGATTCCCCTTGTGGTAATTCCTTTCCTTGGCCCTCTGCTTAACCGTGTTGAAAAAATTACCACGGGACAAACAATAGAGGTGGGATGGCGGCGTGATGTGTTGAATGCTATGGTCGGTGGCTGGTTTGCGCTGCGGGATGCGGTGGTGCAAGTGATCCTGCTGCTGCTTTCATGGCTAACGGGGCCACTACAACCTATCGTGATGGCGATCGTCAACAGTTTCTTCCTAGGGCGAGGCAGTTTTGATTACCTCCTTGAAAAACACAGCACTTCTTTCGGGGAGCGCAAACTTTTGACCCGTGCCTATAGACCCCAGATCTATGGCCTTGGTTTAGCACAGTTTTTGGGGCTGTTGATCCCCTTAGTTGGTTTGGTGCTGGTACCGGCAGTGGGGGTGGTGGCGGCGGCTTTGCTCATTCAAGATTATCCACCGCAACAACAGTTGATGGCAGCGAATGCGGTTTCTCGGCGTTGA